The following nucleotide sequence is from Pochonia chlamydosporia 170 chromosome 4, whole genome shotgun sequence.
CTATACAAGATATATGCCATGGCTACATGCAGTATATGAGCGGCGTACAAACTTAATCAAGTTAGAGCCTTGTGAACAAATGGCCTTTCTGTCTCCAAAGACAATGCCAATAAAACGCCGTTGTAAATGCTTCTCCAGAAAATGCAATCGCTTTGAATAAATGTACACGGAAACCAACTCCAATCGCTCTTTATTTTGTACAACACGAATTGTGTTTATGAGAAGAAGTACTTGCTCTCTCGAAGGCGAGTTACATCAAAATCACCCTATACAAAAGTTAGTTCTGATAAATCCAATTCATGAGCTGTATCGGGGGCCAATTACCTTCTTGGGAATGGCTGGAACGGTCAGTGGTAGCCAAACCGGCACAGCCGTGCGTTTTGAGGTAGGCTTGCTCGATGTTTTCTCCTTTTTGGCGCCAACTAGTTGTGATTCAAAGTGGCTTGTCTTCATGTTTTCCATCAGCCGCATAGAAACGGCTGCGGCATCGTGCCAGTTCTCTTCTTCGACTTCTGAGTCTTCATTCATATCGACCGTGGCCATGCCCTCCTGGGTATCCTCATCGGCTGGAATTTCGCCCAGGCCGATGTTTCTGGTGTCTGCACTGATGCTGACATCGACTTCTGCACCAGCCATCTCTTCATAGACGGATGCTGGAGTTACAATCTTTTTGGCGGCTTCCAAATCCCACGGGTTGCCTGAAAGTTTGAGGGAGTTCCGCTTGTACTCGAGGACCAGCTCTTCCTTTGGACAGAGTTTGCTGTTGCTTCTCAgctgcttgatcttcttggccacgGGAGTCGATGGATCGAGGTGGGCCAGGTACATGGAACCCTTATGTCGAGCTTCAAACTCGGTTGCTAGTCGGCCGACAACGTCTTCTTCGTGGATCTGGATAAATGCCTCTCGCAAAATACCATTCATGGTGTCGATATCAGCAGCATGGGTCCAGAATGAGTCATGCACTGCTGCGAAATCGAGTCCTTGCTCGTGACACTCCAACGCTGAAAGCAGCATATGGCTTGCATCCAATGAATGAATAAAGTTTGGTGGGAACCCTTGGAGTTGCTTTCTCGTATGGACAGGATCAGATTGGTCGTTTATCGGATAGACAAGAGCTTGAAGACAGGTCCTGACCTCTCTGGCAGTGCTTTTTCGGTATGGTTGGACGACTGGCATACGAAGAGGGGTCGTCCAAACAACAGAGGATCGAAACTTTTTCATAAGATCATCGAGTTGGTCCTTTTTCTTGCGTTCGCCGTTTTCGTAATTGTCTCGTATCTCCTTCAGCTGAGCTGGTGTCAACGCTCGACAAACACGACCACCAATCTCCCCTAACCAGTATTGAATATCATGAGCACCGCGAAACATGGTTGCTAGCGCATTGAAAATGTGTCTGGCAATGTAGGTGGAGAGCATCATGTTAGGAATTCCGCATTCTTTCCCCAAGTCAGGATACAGAGCATCAATTTGCTTGCAAACCTGCTTCTTGGCTCCCCCAAACGTAACGCCGTACACGTTAGTCATTACAGTTTGCTTCACAACCTTTCTTGTGATTTTGCCTTGGAGCACTAGCGCAAATTGGTTGTCGGCCATTGcgtccttgtcgatggcTTGCTTGACCAGATCTGCTACCGCCGAATAAACATCAGCCGGTCGGTCGCCGGGTTCTAGGTTCACTTGTTTTGCACCCCAGGTATCACCACCCAAAGCCGCATAATGCTGCAGGCCATTGCAAGTACCGTCCTGATGCACTGGAAGCTGCGAGACAAACTTGGTTGGATCGGGAAGATCCAAGGCAGCCTTCAGCTCGAAGCATGCAGCCAGGCATTGCCAAGGGTCTTCCGCCTTGAGCCACCATCGACTTCCGTTCAAAGGGTTCGTGGCAGAATCGACAATGTTGGTGACGTTTTCGTTCGTAAAAGCCTCTCGCTCGTCAAAACTTGATTTGTCCAGGCCGTACAAGTTGGCCAAGTGAATTTTCAGCCATCGAAGGCCTCGCTCTCCAAGCTCCTTTCCTCTAGCAAACTTCAGAATCGCTCTGGTGTGGTCGGCGCCCATGTGATTCAAATAAGTTGGCATCGGATACGCGCGACCCCGATAGTCCACATTGTGCGGGAAGTACATGGTCTGATTTCTGTATGCTCGTGCAATCTCTAGCTGGAGATTCATAAAGCACCGCTGAGAGTGTAAACCTGATCTCTCATTCtcgatggccttgacggcCTGTATCCAGcttctacggagtagaggGTCCGCGGACGAGTCGGGCTCGGGGGGAATATGAAACTCGGGATTCAACGGCGGCATGTTAGCGGTTTCTTCTCCGGTATTCCAGGCTTCCATCATGACATTCAACACGTTTTTGTTGATACGCCAAGCAGTCTTGCCAAGGACGTCGAGACCTTTGAAAActtgctccatgtctccaGCTTCGACAGCAGCTTTAGTGTACAATTTCTGTTCTATGTCGCCGGATTTCACGCGAACAAACGTGGTTTTGCTATCCAAGAACCCGCCCTCGTTCAAGTGACGCCAGGGCTTCGGCTCTACAATCATCGGTAAATGCTTCGCAATGAAGTCGCCAACAGGTTCCCTTTTCAGTTGTTCAACAAGATGGGAGTTGAAGTGGAGCACGCCGActtttttgccttttcgaggttgttggagatgacTGAATGCTGGTTGATTTTGACAGACAGGTTCCTTGGTCGTGGGATGCCCCGTCGTGACCTTCACGAAAGCGTTCTCGAGAAGAGTCTTCAATAAGAATGAGCCAACCTGTGCACGGATAGACACAGACCATGGCTTGCGAGCTGCGTCTTCTAGATCGCGGGCAACCTGGGCAGAGTCGTCAATAATAATCGTGCTTTCGTTGCTGGAACCGTTCGATTTGGATTTTGCTGCATCCGGCGCGGTGCCCAAGAATTGTATTTTGCGCAAAGCCCGCCTACGACGCCTCGCTTCGACTTCAgctctctctttctcttgtGTCTCGATATCTTCTTGTGCAAGCTTTGCAATGTTGGTAACAAGCCGGCTGACCACAACGCCTCTGTCTGCGCCTTGCACGGCTCCAAGGTTGACAACGGAAAGGATTGTAATGGCCGCCAGGCGGGCTGGGTTTGCTTGGGCAATTAGGGGACCATAAAGGCACCTTTCCAAATCCTGATCCGATTTAGTGGTTTTGTTCTCAGAAACTTTGATCAGCTGCTTCTCCGCTATTAATTTCTTCTCCATAGCATCCAGCCAGTTCGCCATGTGATGGGAAAGCGACCCTTCcgacgaagatggagaagcagcagTCGTGATTCCCTTCTTCCCCAAATTCTTGTTAGTCTCTCTCCATCTGTCGATGGCGGATCCTATTGAATCCCGCTCGAGTTGCAATTGAATTTCGCTTCGATCTTCATCCGACATCTTCGAAATGTCCACATCTTGTAGGTCTCTAAGTAGCTGAAGTCCTTTTTTCAACGACTGCAACCCAATGCCACGCTGGGGGGTGGGCACGAGCTCAGCTGCTTCGCCAGATGATACAGCATCAACTGCTTGATCGATCGACGCTTCTGTTGTTCTCAATTCGAGGTCTTGTTCAGCAAATTCTGACATTTCCGCGGACTCAGCCGTCTCTACAGTAAAGTTATACGTTGGGCAAATTCCAGTGATGACGGCCAGATCTTGGTCGCTAAGGATGTCATCCATGCTCAAAACTCGAAGACCGGATTCGCCAGGGGCCATGCCCATGTATCTATTCACCAGTCGGTTGAGTCGCGAGCCGCGTTCTGAGAGCAGCGAAGCCTTGAGCATGCACGCGATCGTTTCGGCGGTATGCGGCAGGCCCTTGTTCCGTATCTGAAGCTCATACCATTTGTGGAGTTCTTCGGCTTGCCGTCTGTCTGGGCTGTTGCGCATCTGCTGCAGCGAAGCCCTCAGGTATTGGTTGTTGAGCAAAATTCGCTCCTCTCCAGAGAGAatgcccatgccattgaaTCTCTTCAGAACCAAGGCGGCTCTATCCAACTTTCCCACACGAATACATGCATCGAAGACAGGAAGCATATCTTCTGTTTCACCAGGAATGCCATATGTGTTTATTTTGGTCTGTGCCTTCGGTGGCCCAGGTTCGGGAATAGTCAACGGCGATGATGGGTCGAAGGCTCGCATATCGTGAGATCGAAGCGGCGAGGGCGGAAAAGATGGCATTGAAGGATTTGCAAGATGCTCGAATGAAGCAACTTCAAATTTGAAGTCGTCAACTGCCGTCGCCAAGCATCTTTCGTGGAAGTAGTGCCCAATACTGGACTCCAGCCCGCGCCGCCATGGCCGGCAATGCCGTGTGACGATTGATCTGCGATGTTGTGATGACAATTGTATCGATGAAATGGCCGGACCTTTACGCGACAGGCCGTCTAGCCTGAGTAACGTGGCCCGGTGTGCGAGCACACTGCTCCTTGTTTGTCGAGTGAGCATCTTGGTGATCACTCAAACAATCGAGTCGATGAGGTATATGAGCCTCCACAGGAAGCGCACACTGCAGGGGTAAAACAAAATTAAAACATTGATACAATACAAGCCCACAAGCGGTCAAGGAAACAAAGGTACAATGGGAAGAATAGCGACCGCAGGCGCAGAGTCGATGGCGAAAACAATGGACGAAAGATTAGCACGAGCGGCGAGAATCGATAGGAGAGAAGCTCCATCCGAAAATTTCGCCCAGGTGCCATTCTTGAGCTCGGATTGGCCACTTCAGGGGGGAGCATCACGTGGCTGCGTCAATGCTCTGCTCTGCGGGATCGCGGGACCCACCAAAAAGTTGAAGCTTCAACTCCTACCCAGACATGGAAATTGGTCTTGTGAGTGGCAACATCAATTCATCACAAACAGACTGTATTGTGTCTCGAACAAGATGATCTCACGGCCCGCGGTTGCAGCTTTTGGGTGCTGTGGCTGCAGGAATGCCATTTTCAGAGCTGTTGTGGCTACGTCTTCACCAGCACTCCAGTCTCTCACACATCGCTCCATGCCGAGACCATCCCAGCTAGCTCCTAGATTCTTTTCGGCGGAACGACACATTCCCTCGAAACCGACACCGACACAAGACCCCGAAGGTTCAAAGCAGTCGACTGAATCATCTTCAAACCCCGAAGAGGTTGAACCGTCCACCGAGACGCCGTGGTTCCTCGAGGTTGAGCCACCAAGACATCCACCCAGCCTTCATACACCCACTCTACCAAAAGCTCCAGAAGAGTCTCCTGAGCTTGTAGAGCCAATGATCAAGTATATATATGAAGACATGGGCTTAGACGACATTTCCCTAATGGATCTTCGTGACCTGGATCCTCCCGCGGCGTTAGGCCCCAGCCTAATCATGCTTTTTGCAACAGCGAGAAGCGAACGGCATCTACATATTTCGTCTGGCCGATTTGTGCGATGGTTACGACGTAATTATAAAGTGGACGCACGAGCCGATGGACTCATTGGGCCTGGTGAATTGAAGACTAAATTGAGACGATTGCGAAAGAAGGCAAAGCTGATGGGTACCAACACGATGATCCTTCCTGGCGGTGACAACGGTATTTCTACTGGATGGGTCTGTGTCAACTTCTCTACCAGCGACAGTGTCTCTGATGAGTctgtcaactttgacgagagCGGACGGTTCTCTGGGTTTGGTGCGTCTCCAACTGGAACTACCATTGTTGTGCAGTGCATGACGGAACCTAGGCGGAATGAGCTTAACCTGGAAACTTTGTGGCAAGGTGTGTTGAAGCGAAACTTGGAGCAGACAATGAAAATCAAGGGGCAAGCTATTCAGGATAAAGaggagttggagaagctggtaTCTTCCAAGATTCAACAGCCCGATAACCCAGCTGCCGCCCAGTGGCAAAAGATGGAACAGGCTTCACGGCAGCAAAGATACTTCTCCACGAGTGCCCGAAGATTGCGACCTCAGCAAGCTGCGGTTGC
It contains:
- a CDS encoding mitochondrial DNA-directed RNA polymerase (similar to Neosartorya fischeri NRRL 181 XP_001261023.1), coding for MPSFPPSPLRSHDMRAFDPSSPLTIPEPGPPKAQTKINTYGIPGETEDMLPVFDACIRVGKLDRAALVLKRFNGMGILSGEERILLNNQYLRASLQQMRNSPDRRQAEELHKWYELQIRNKGLPHTAETIACMLKASLLSERGSRLNRLVNRYMGMAPGESGLRVLSMDDILSDQDLAVITGICPTYNFTVETAESAEMSEFAEQDLELRTTEASIDQAVDAVSSGEAAELVPTPQRGIGLQSLKKGLQLLRDLQDVDISKMSDEDRSEIQLQLERDSIGSAIDRWRETNKNLGKKGITTAASPSSSEGSLSHHMANWLDAMEKKLIAEKQLIKVSENKTTKSDQDLERCLYGPLIAQANPARLAAITILSVVNLGAVQGADRGVVVSRLVTNIAKLAQEDIETQEKERAEVEARRRRRALRKIQFLGTAPDAAKSKSNGSSNESTIIIDDSAQVARDLEDAARKPWSVSIRAQVGSFLLKTLLENAFVKVTTGHPTTKEPVCQNQPAFSHLQQPRKGKKVGVLHFNSHLVEQLKREPVGDFIAKHLPMIVEPKPWRHLNEGGFLDSKTTFVRVKSGDIEQKLYTKAAVEAGDMEQVFKGLDVLGKTAWRINKNVLNVMMEAWNTGEETANMPPLNPEFHIPPEPDSSADPLLRRSWIQAVKAIENERSGLHSQRCFMNLQLEIARAYRNQTMYFPHNVDYRGRAYPMPTYLNHMGADHTRAILKFARGKELGERGLRWLKIHLANLYGLDKSSFDEREAFTNENVTNIVDSATNPLNGSRWWLKAEDPWQCLAACFELKAALDLPDPTKFVSQLPVHQDGTCNGLQHYAALGGDTWGAKQVNLEPGDRPADVYSAVADLVKQAIDKDAMADNQFALVLQGKITRKVVKQTVMTNVYGVTFGGAKKQVCKQIDALYPDLGKECGIPNMMLSTYIARHIFNALATMFRGAHDIQYWLGEIGGRVCRALTPAQLKEIRDNYENGERKKKDQLDDLMKKFRSSVVWTTPLRMPVVQPYRKSTAREVRTCLQALVYPINDQSDPVHTRKQLQGFPPNFIHSLDASHMLLSALECHEQGLDFAAVHDSFWTHAADIDTMNGILREAFIQIHEEDVVGRLATEFEARHKGSMYLAHLDPSTPVAKKIKQLRSNSKLCPKEELVLEYKRNSLKLSGNPWDLEAAKKIVTPASVYEEMAGAEVDVSISADTRNIGLGEIPADEDTQEGMATVDMNEDSEVEEENWHDAAAVSMRLMENMKTSHFESQLVGAKKEKTSSKPTSKRTAVPVWLPLTVPAIPKKGDFDVTRLRESKYFFS
- a CDS encoding mitochondrial protein required for the stability of Oli1p mRNA and for the Oli1p ring formation (similar to Beauveria bassiana ARSEF 2860 XP_008600963.1), whose product is MPRPSQLAPRFFSAERHIPSKPTPTQDPEGSKQSTESSSNPEEVEPSTETPWFLEVEPPRHPPSLHTPTLPKAPEESPELVEPMIKYIYEDMGLDDISLMDLRDLDPPAALGPSLIMLFATARSERHLHISSGRFVRWLRRNYKVDARADGLIGPGELKTKLRRLRKKAKLMGTNTMILPGGDNGISTGWVCVNFSTSDSVSDESVNFDESGRFSGFGASPTGTTIVVQCMTEPRRNELNLETLWQGVLKRNLEQTMKIKGQAIQDKEELEKLVSSKIQQPDNPAAAQWQKMEQASRQQRYFSTSARRLRPQQAAVAGSEIEKSSNPNPPTEFGESQLNTLQRHITDLHISGTSLSQGTLERLISAVLHAPASEDSASVRLELVDQLLQSAEERGISVQSKDMLVALIQAIVTSPAYGPELERAQRNLEFLLLDLQTPLDLEQSLQLMTAYAERRDWDQFWDTFRAPSRFRVARSAELYELVYRVMVSTQDAKMCTDALRWVYPEMLKEEPPVYPTGAVYNALKACILVADPAAEELLHNPPSSDTLDTIGRRRLQHREFVRVLREVEDAHRHFVGSQAREERAQALHRFTDRDAPR